GGTGATCACGTCCAGGCCGATCTGCCGCGACGCCGGATGCATCAAAATCGTTCCGGATGAAGTCTTGATCATGGTATATCCCTTGGTCCCGGCCTTGATAAAGGAAGCCGTCTTCTGATACATGGCTTCGACGTCGAGGATGACGGCAAGGCGGTTTCCTTCCAGCGCCTGAGTGGAAACGGCAAGATAGAGCTTCCCATTCGCATCCTCCAGAACGGCGTTCGAATTGGCCGCCTGGGAACGGAGCGTCCCCTCCGCCAGCCGATACCGGAACGTTTCGCTTGTTCCGGAAAGCATTGTCCCGTTTCGGTCGAGCAGGTACAGGTCTGCGGCTGCCGATTTCTTGACGGAGTCATACTCTGCGAGGATTTCCCTGATTTCCCGTTTTGCCGCCTGCTTTTGATCCGTCTTCAGTTCCTTGGAAGCCTCGAGAAAACGGGCGTCCTCCCGGATCACCTCCAGATCGGAAAGAAAGTTGTTGACATAATTCGTAATGTTGGAAGCTGACAGCTGGGAAATCGTCAGCAGCTGCTCTTCCGTCTGGCTGACGATCTCCTTCTGCCTTTCATAGTAGATCCCGATCAGAAAGGTCACCGTCACGACAACCAGAACCAGCCATAAAAAACCGGTCAGAACAATTTTCCTATTCCATTTCTTCTGTATCATTTGATCTCACTCCACGATTTTTTTCATGCTCCTCTATGATACACGCTATCCTCCCCGAGTTGTTGTTAACATGAATAAAATAGGCTAAAATTGTCTGTATTTTTAGGATAACCTTCCACACTTAACATATCTTTAAAAAAAGCTTAAAATTCTTTCAGAACTTTATGAAGAAATGCCTATTTTTTCTTTAAAAGCAAAAGGAAAAAAGAATTATGCTGTATAGTAACAAGGAAAGATAGGGGGAAGCCGTATGTCCACAGTACTGATCGTTGACGACGACCCGTCGGTCCAGAAGGTGCTGGAAAAAGTGATTTTGGCAAACGGAATGGAACCGGCCGTCGCTTCCGGAGGAAAAGAGGCCATCAATCTTCTGACCGACGGCAGCTTCGACCTGATGATCCTGGACGTCATGATGAAGGATATGGATGGCTTCGAGGTGGCTCAGGCCGTGCGCGGCTCCGGCAGCACGATCCCCATTATGTTCCTGAGCGGCAAAACAGAGGAGTTCGATACCCTGTACGGCCTTTCCATCGGCGGGGACGATTATGTCACAAAGCCGTTCAACCCGGTGGTGCTGGGGGCAAAGGTCAAGGCGATGATCCGCCGGAACCGGCTGGAGCGGCCCGGCGGGCAAAAGGTTCTGTGCGCGGGGCCGTTCCGCTACAACCAGGACACGATGAAATTTTATAAAGACGGAACCGAAATCCCCCTGTCGTCAAAGGAAAACATCCTCATGAAATTTTTCCTGCAGAATATCGACCGCGTGTTTTCCAAAGAACAGATTTACAGGCAAGTCTGGGGTGACGCCCTGATCGACGAAAACGCGGTGATGGTCTATATATCACATCTGCGCAACAAGCTGGAGGAAAATGCCAAAAGGCCCCGCTACCTGAAAACCGTTTGGGGCCTCGGCTATAAATTCACCGTGGGGCAGGAAAGGCGCCGCGAAAACAAATGAAGAGTGCTTCCCGCCGCGGGCCAGGTCACGGCAGGAAGCACTGACCACAAAAAGACGTATCCGCAGCCGGATTTTCGGCGGGCAATCGCGATGCCGTCTCCGTGATGAGGAAGGCGTTGACGACGGGCGGGACGGCGGAAGTGACTGCGGAAATCGGCCGCCGGCACGACGCCGAAGTTGATTTCTCACACCGCCAACCCGATACAGGACTACAAAAAGCAGGAGGATACCGTGCTCAAGTACAGATATGATACGCAGTTATTAATCGATGGGGAAAATCTTTCAGACGACAGAATAAACGAGTATATTTCCCAAAACATTGAGGGCGACTGTTTATTGGCCATCGGGGACGAAGACCTTATTAAAATTCATTTCCACACCAACACTCCATGGAAAGTGCTGGAATATTGTGCTTCCCTGGGTGAAATTTACGACATCGTAATAGAAGATATGGAGAGACAATCTCACGGACTGAAAGGTTAGACCGTTTTCCTGGGATGACAGCGGGCGCTGATTCTCAGGGAGAACGGAAAGACATAACGGAAAGAGCCATGTTTTCCGATTGGAAAGCATGGCTCTTTTACAGGGAAGGGCGATCCCAGTACCTGTTTACGAAAACATTGACCTCCCAGCAGACAGCCGAACCGCTGTTTCCTGAGAGGTCATATTTCTGAAAAGATCAATAAAATTTTCAGGCGGGCATTTCAAATTCATTCCCCCTGTTTGAACTGATCCTTTTTCATTCTGTGGATAATGTGATGACGACCAGCTCGGGCCGGTTGTTGATGCGCACGGGAGCGATGCTGTTCCCCAGCCCACGGCTGACCGCCATTTTTGTCTGGCCCTTTTCATGGACTCCCTCGGAATATTTCGGGAAAAAGCCCTGGTTCGGCACGAACAGCCCGCCGATCAAAGGAAGGCGGATCTGCCCGCCGTGAGCGTGTCCGCACAACGCCAGATCGATCCCGTTGGCCGCGTAGGCATCAAACAGTTCCGGCCTGTGGGAGAGCAGGACGGTGTATGCGCCGTCCTCGCTTTGCATCCCCTTCAGCTTCGCGCCGACCAGAGCGGCATTTTCCGCATTTGAGCCGCGTTGATCGGCGAACGCGGGGTCTTCCAGGCCGAGAAGGCGGATGAAATCTTTGCCGCGGGGAATCTCGGCGCCTTCGTTTTTCAGGATCGAAACGCCGGCATCCTCCATCTTCTTTTTCAAGATGGCATACTGACCGGTCCTCGCTTCATGGTTGCCCGTCACATAATAGACCGGGGCGATCCGGACGGCGCCGACAATAAAATCCATCGCTTTCTCAACATCCGTATGGCGGGAGTCGATCAAATCGCCGGTGACGGCGATCAGGTCCGGTGACGTTTCTTTCACCGCGCCGAGCAGCCTGCTTTGATGCTTTCCAAACTCTGCATTGTGAAGGTCGGATATCTGGACGATCCGGAACCCATGGAAGGACGCCGGGATTTTTTTACTGGCGATACGGACCTGCGTCGTTTGGATGGAGGTGTTGCCCCAATAAATCCAAAGGGAAAAAGCGGCAAGCAGAATCAGGAAAACCGCCGTCATTTTTCTGCGCCTCCTCCCTTTGTTGTTTTTCATAGCAAGTCAGCCTCTGCCCTTTTCGAATTCCCGCAGCGAAGGGAGCTTCCCCGACTCGATAAGGGCGCCCGCGTAACCGAAAAAACGTGGGGTGCGGCTTTCGATATCGTTTTCCGAGACGCCGAGGAACAGCGCGGACTTCCGGGATAAGGCGATCCCGCCGAATCCCGATCCGCTTCCTTCTCCGGTCGTTTCCTCATAACAGAAATAACCTTCCGGTTCCGCGCCGGGCTTCTGGCCCTTGCAATGTTCATTGCCCCACTTTTGCCACCATTCCCAGCGGTCGGCGTCGATGAACGGCTCGTTTTTTTCAGTATGCAGGATATGGAATCCATGGACCTTCAGCCCGAAGCGCTCCGGCGGAAGCTTTTCGACTTCGTCCCGCCGGGCTTCGGTTTCCCGCTTCCAGTTTTCCAATTCCTCATCTGTCATGCCTCCGGAAAAAAGCGGCGGCCGGTGTTCCAGACAGTTCTCAAAATGCCTCAGGATCAAACCGTCTAAAAAGAACCGGACCTGCGGATGCTCCAAAGGCAGCGGTTCCAGATCACAGAGTTCCATCAGATAGGCTTCCAGCCCGTCTGAGGAACGGCGGTTCGGCTTCATCCTGTCTGCGCATTCCTGAAGCCACGCCTGAAAGACCTCGTCTGAGACCCCGCTTTTTACCTGTTTCAGCGGCGCCACCGTCATCGTTCCGCTTTCCGTTGTGATGGTGACGTTTTCCCCCTTACGCTCGACCGGCATTCCGGACACCTCCTGATTTAGACAGCCAAATTTTGATCCACGGTTCATTTGTCCAGCAGCTTATATAAAAGCGTATACAATGTTTTGGCTTCCTCCGGAGAAAGCGGCATGCACTTTGCCATTTCCACAGGGATTTTTACCGCTTTTTCCTTTAACTTTTCCCCGGCTTCGGTGACCGTGATATCGACCGTCCGTTCATCCTTGCCGGAACGCGCGCGCCGGACAAAGCCCTTGCCCTCAAGCCGCTTAAGGAGCGGCGTCAGGGTGCCGGAATCAAGGTACAGGCGCTCCCCCAGTTCCTTTACGCCGACGCTTTTATATTCCCACAGCACCATCATGACGATGTACTGCGTATAGGTCAGGTCGATTTTGCTGAGGAGCGGCTTATAACGGTTCACCACATCTTTAGCCGCGGCGTAAAGTGGAAAACAGAGCTGGTTTTCAAGTCTTAAAATCTGATCATTCATTTCTGCTCCCTGCAAGTCCTTTCTGCAAATGCCTCGGCCTGTCTCAGATCCTCTCCGTCCGGCCGTCCCCGATTGGCGAACAGGAAGGAGCCCCTGCAATGGAACTCATCATTTGAGACACCTATGCCTTTTGGCTCAAGGATGGATTTTATTTCCGGCAAAGCCGTCTTTTTGCCTGCCGATGTGCCGAACACGACGACGCACTTAACCTGCGACGGTTTCAGACCCGCCAAAAATCGACGCAGTCTGCCGTCGATGGCTCCGGCATAAATGGACGCGCCGACGTAAAGGGTGTCCACCGATTCGGATGGATCGAAATGCTCCACTGAAACAGCCGGCGCTCCGGCGCCTTTGGCAATGGCATCGGCGAGCTTTTTCGTATTGCCGCCCCTTGAAACGTAAACGACTCTGTTCATATGGTACCTCCTTACAGCAATTTTTCGATATCGCCGGCAATGTCCTTCGGCTCGACAGTCGGTTCGTAACGGGAAACGACGGCTCCATCCCGATCGACCAGGAATTTGGTGAAGTTCCATTTGATCTGATCGTCGGAAAAGCCATCCTTATATCTGATCCTGAGCATGAGTTCCATGGTTTTGGCCTTTATGCCCCTGCCAAACCCTTCAAACCCCTTTTGCGCCGTCAGGTATCGATACAGCGGTACGGCGGTTTCATCGCGGACGTCGACTTTTTTGGACAGCGGGAAAGTAACGCCGTAACGCACCGAGCAAAACTCGGAGATTTCATGTTCGCTGCCCGGCTCCTGCTCCATAAACTGATTGCAGGGAAAGCCGATGACCGTAAAGCCCCGGTCTTTGTACTTTTGGTAAAGCTCTTCCAGCCCTTTGTACTGCGGGGTAAATCCGCATTTACTGGCCGTTTTGACAACGAGCATTACTTTCCCTTTGTATTCGGACATTTTTACCGGACGATTCTCAATTGACAGATACTCGTAATCGTAGACAGACATGGGATCGTTCCTAAAAATAAATTTACAAAAATTAAATTTTTCAAAATTATCATATCATTCCATTCTTTATTTGTCAAGATGAAAATAAAGGGATCAGATGAAACCCAAATTGTTTCCGTCCGTCATAGGGATCGGCTTTTGCCATATGCTGAAAAAACAGGAAGGAGGGATGTCCCGAAGCCATACGAAATTGAGATTCCGAAAACAGGACCACCTCTTCCACGATCCGATCCGGTACAGACTGCTTCAATTTCCAAATGGTCGTAGGGGTAATCGAATTTAATCTATAGTCAGACTATCCGGATCTATCCCCTTATCTGACCTGCTTATCTGACCTGCTTATCTGACCTGCTTATCTGACCTGCCGAGAAACCGGCGGGTCTTTTTATTTTCAAACCAAAGGTGGATAAAGTCCATATGCAAACCGGTTCGCCGCCGGTCTGCGCCCTTACGCCCATATCTCCTTCATGACAAATTTACTCCCTGCAGCACTTCCTTTTCAAACGTGCTCGCTGGGAGGGTTTTACATTCGGCGGTTTTGTAAAGATCAGCCTTTTTTCCGCATCGACGGGGATTGCAAGACTGATAGAGTCATTATTTTCCTGTAAAAGCGAATAGATGCTGGAAAAAAGTAAAAAATAGTGGAGTTGACCAAGACAGGCTGAATCAACAGCCATTTTGCCGTTCCAAAGGAATAAACGCACGCAAAAAAGCACTGCCGTTTTCTGGAACGGCAGTGCTTAAAATCCGGCGGCCTGCGGTGGAAACCGTGATTCTCAAAATCAAAACCGGATACAACCCAATGGAAATGAAGGGCTGGCGAAAATGCATTTTATCATCAAGCTGATCCGTTTGTTTAAGGAACAGCATAAGCAAAACAGAAAATCGGATGAGGAAAGCCGGCGGAGTGAGGAAAGCACGCAGGGCCTCTCCCCTGCGCTCGAAAAGAATCTCGACACGGTCAAAGCCAGGTTTGGGGAAAGCTCCGACCTGATCATTCGCGAGTTTTCGTTCGGAAAGGACAAAGGAGCAGAGGTGAAAGCGGCGCTGATTTTTCTGGACGGAATGGTGAACCAGTCCACGATAAACGACAGCATCATAAAGCCGCTCATGCACGACGGCTGGTATTTCCATGCAAAGGAAGCGTCCGGCCTTTCGGGTATCGACGAGATCCGGGACAGGCTGCTGACCGTAGGGGAAGTAAAAACCGCCTTCACCTACAGCGAGGTGATGGATGCCTGCCTGTCGGGCGACGCCGTCCTGATGACTGAGGGTTCCTGCAAGGCCCTCGACATTGGCGCAAAGGGCTGGGAAAAAAGAGCGATCACCGAGCCGACGAGCGAAGCCGCCATCCGCGGCCCGCGGGAGGGCTTTACCGAAAGCCTGCGGACCAACACAACCCTGATCCGCAGGAAAATAAAAGACCCGGCGCTTAAAATTCATTCCGCAGTGATTGGAAAACGCACGCATACCCCGGTGAACATCCTCTATATCGAAGGAATTGCAAATCCGAATCTGGTTTGCGAGGTCGAGCGCCGTCTGAAGAAAATCGACACCGACTCGATCCTCGCCGCGGGCTATGTGGAACATTATATCGAAGACGCCCCTTTTTCGGTTTTCCCCACCCTTTGGTGCAGCGAAAAGCCGGACGCGATCGCCGGGAAGCTGCTGGAGGGCCGGGTTGCCATAGCGGTGGACGGCTCCCCGTTCGTGATATCGGTGCCCATGCTGTTCGTGGAAAACTTTCAGAACACGGAGGATTACATCACGCGCAGCTATTACGCGACCATGATGCGCGTTCTGCGCCTGATTTCGTTTCTGATCAGCATGTTTACCCCCGCCCTGTATATCGCGCTCACCACCTATCACCAGGAGCTGATCCCCACCACCCTGCTGTTTACGATGGCGGCTTCCAGCGAAGGTGTGCCTTTTCCGGCGGCGGTGGAGATGAGCCTGATGCTGCTGATTTTTGAGATTCTTCAGGAAGCGGGCGTCCGCATGCCCCGGCCGATTGGACAGACCATCAGCATCGTGGGCGCCCTGGTGATGGGGGAAGCAGCCGTACAGGCCGGGATCGTGGGAGCGCCGGTCGTCATTGTCACCGCAATCACCGCTGTATCCAGCTTTTCCATTCCCTTCGCATCGGACGCCATCTCGCTTGCAAGATGGTTTCTGCTGATCCTGTCGGCCACCCTGGGGCTCTTCGGCATCACCATGGGCGCGTTCATCCTGCTGATCCATCTCGCCTCCCTGCGATCCTTCGGCGCTCATTATCTGGCGCCCCTGGTGCCATTCCAAAAGGCCGATCTGAAAGACAGCGTCGTGCGCGCCCCCCTCCGGGACATGAAGACCCGCCCGCAGGAGATTCAGCCGCAGGATAGCCGGCGGATTTCCGAAGCCCCGAACGGCGGCAAAAACGAACAAGGTGGAAAACCATGATCAAAAAAGCTGCCAAAACCGGCAGGAAGCTGTTCCTGCCTTTCTCCTTATCCTTTTCCCGTCAATGCCGGGAGAAAGCGCGCCGCATTGCCGCGGTTCTGATCTGCACGCTTCTCATTCTGTCTCTGTCTTCCTGCTGGAGCAGACGGGAGCTCAACACACTGGCTATCGTGCTCGGCACCGGGCTGGACGTGGGCGATCAGCCGGACACGCTGAAGCTGACGGCTCAGGTGGTCAAGGCTTCGGCGATCGGGTCCGGCTCAGCCGCGAAAGCCGGCGGAGCCGGCGAAAAAGCCTATGTCAACATCAGTTACACGGACAAGAGCGTGCTTTCCGTCCTTCGGGGAATCACGCATATGCAAAGCCGGAGGCCGTATTTCTCGCATAATGAAGTGTTCATTTTCAGCAGCGATCTGGCAAAGCGGGACATGGCGGAAGGGCTGGATGCATTCGCGCGCGATTATGAATCGCGCCTGCATGCCGATCTTCTGATCTCAAAAGGCAAGGCGTCGGATATCTTGCAGGGGGAAGCCGCCTTGGAGAAAATCCCTGCGCGCCAGATCGGCGACATGATGGAAGACCAGGAGATCAACTCGGAAACGGCGGTCGTAACCCTGCGCGATTTCATCATCGCCACGCTGAGCGGTTCCAAAGCCCCCGTGGCCCCGATGATAGAGGTATACGAATCCGGAGGGGAGAAGCACATAAAGCTGGAAGACACCGCGGTTTTCAAAGGGGGAAAAATGATCGGAGAACTTGACAAGTCACAGACAAGGGGCCTCTTATGGGTGACGAACCAGGCAAAAAGCGGAGTGAAAACCCTGGACACCCGGTGGGGACAGGTCGTTTTGGAAATCTTCGATTCCAACAGCAAATTAAAGCCCGTAAAAAACGGGGATGGAACGATCCGGATGGAGCTTACGGTCAACGAGGATGGAACGATCGAAAGCAACGAGACCAACGAAGATATGTCCCGCCTGGAAAACGTCGAAATGCTGAAAGGGCTCATGAAGGAAGCAATCCGCGCCGACATTGAAAACGCGCTTCATCAGGCAAGAACGCTTTCCGCCGACGTGTTCGGATTCGGCGAGGCAATCCATCAAGAATATCCGGAAGAGTGGGAAAAGATGAAAGAAAACTGGGAGCGGGAATTCCCAAAGATCGACCTGAATGTCCAGGTGAATGTCGTGCTGCGTTCCACAGGCAGCCTGACAGAGCCGGTCGTTCCCGGAGGTGGAGAATGACGCTTGAAAAGGAAAACATATCCTCAAAAGAGCTGATGTTCGCGGTGTTCTGCTTTATCCACGGCACCGTACTGCGTTCCGGGTTCATCATCAGTGTGACCCGGAACGATTCCTGGGCCATGGCCTTTACCGGATTGCTGTTTATGCTCCCGATCGTAGCCATCTATGCCGGGCTGCTGCGAAAATTCCCCGGGAAGAGCCTGGTCGAAATCGACGATATCATATTCGGGCCGGTTCTGGGGAAAGTGATCTCCGCATTATATTTGTTTTTCTTCGCATCGCTCGCCGCGCTCAATACCCGCGACCTTGGAAATTTCGTGGCGGTCCACATGATGCCGGAAACCCCGATCGCGGCAGCCATGGCCGTCTTTCTGATTGGGTGCGTCTATACGCTCCGCAGGGGAATTGAGAATCTCATCAACCTTTCCACTTTTCTATTCATTATCTCCGCGGGAGCTCTGGCCTTTAACGCCATTCTGGTCCTCAAGGAGGTACAGCCCGAGCTTCTGAAACCGTTTTTCCGGCTGGAGCCCCAGAAATACGTTCAGGCTACCGTCTCCGTCACGGCGGTCCCAATGGGAGAGGTTTTAGCTTTTACCATGCTCACGCCCATGCTGGGAAAGAACGAAAAAGCCGCGAAGCCTCTTCTGCTCGGATTAGTTCTTTCCTCCGTATCTATGGCGATCGTCCTGATGCGCGACATTGTGACGCTGGGCCCCCTTGTTTCGATCGTGTCGCTTCCGGCTTTTGAATCCATACGCTATGTGAGCCTTGGGGACATCCTCACCCGGGTGGAAAGCGTTTACGGGGTGATCCTGATAATTTTGTTTTTATTAAAGGTAAGCATCCTGCTTTACGCGTTCGTGTTGGGCTTGACCCAAATGCTGAGCGGGAAAAGGCGGCCGCTCTCAAATCCCGGTCACGAAGGTCAGGCATCCGGAACAGCGCAGTCCCTGAATTCGAAAAATCATCCGCCTCTTATCCTGATTTCCGCGGCGCTTGTATTCTTCTACTCCCTTTTTGTTTTCGAATCCGTGATGGAAAACAAGAATTGGGGAGCGACGACGGCTCCCTTCTTTTCGCTGACCTTCGAGTTCCTGCTTCCGGCTGTCTCTCTGCTGGTGGCCTGCCTGCGGAAGCTCGGCAGAGCCCGGGAGGTGAAAGCATGAACCTGCTGCTGGTGCTGATCGCTTTCGCCGGGATTGCCGCAATCGATGTGCCAGGCATGGTCAAAAGCAAGCGGTGGCACGACCTTACCGTTTATTCCATCCTCTTTCTGCTGGTGCTCGTGCTTGGGATACTCGTGGCCCTGGATGTCAAGGTGCCAAGCCCGATCAAAGCGATTCAGGCTTTTTACCGGGATATTCTGCACCTGAGCTTTAAGATATCCTGACCGAAAGCTCTCCATCGATTTTCACAAGCCTTTTTCAATCAGGCTAATACAGAAAGACCAGCATAAAGGCAATCGCCAGAAGATCCGCGCAGCCGCCGGCGCTGATATTCAGCGCGATAAATTCCCCGTCGAGCCGGCGCGCGGCACAAAGGAGCCCGTCGGTGTCCGTCACGCTGTCAATCAGATTTTGGACTTTCCGCCGAACCGCGGCATAAGTTCTCTTTTCCGTGCGCGCGGCAATGTTCGTATCCTCCACGGTTGCGATCAGGTGGAGGAGGGTGACCGCCCCGGCATCGTTATAGGAAACGCCCTGTTTCAGCAGGCCGCGCAGAACGGGAAATGCAACATGGATCACGCTGGGAAAACCGTTTGCCGCTTCTCCCTTGACCCCAAGAAATCCGTAACGGGAAAAGGCCGCTTCGCCGTGTGTCTCCGGCGCGGATTTTTTCTCCTCCAACTCCTTCAGGGAAACCTTCGCCATCTCCGAACAGAGGGCCGTCACATCCCCGGGCCCCGCCTTTTTCTTCCCGCGGTGCAGCCTGCCTGCCGCCGCACAGATCAGCCCAAGGGAATAAATCGCCCCCTTGTGCGTGTTGACGCCGCCTGTTGCGGCGAACATGGCATCCTCCGCCGCCTGGCCGGTGTAGCGGACGGCTTGGAAAAGCTGTCCCGGAGTCCCTTTCAACCTCATGCCTTTCATTGTAAAAGCATGGAAATACGGTACA
This window of the Ruminococcaceae bacterium BL-6 genome carries:
- the gerKA gene encoding Spore germination protein KA; amino-acid sequence: MHFIIKLIRLFKEQHKQNRKSDEESRRSEESTQGLSPALEKNLDTVKARFGESSDLIIREFSFGKDKGAEVKAALIFLDGMVNQSTINDSIIKPLMHDGWYFHAKEASGLSGIDEIRDRLLTVGEVKTAFTYSEVMDACLSGDAVLMTEGSCKALDIGAKGWEKRAITEPTSEAAIRGPREGFTESLRTNTTLIRRKIKDPALKIHSAVIGKRTHTPVNILYIEGIANPNLVCEVERRLKKIDTDSILAAGYVEHYIEDAPFSVFPTLWCSEKPDAIAGKLLEGRVAIAVDGSPFVISVPMLFVENFQNTEDYITRSYYATMMRVLRLISFLISMFTPALYIALTTYHQELIPTTLLFTMAASSEGVPFPAAVEMSLMLLIFEILQEAGVRMPRPIGQTISIVGALVMGEAAVQAGIVGAPVVIVTAITAVSSFSIPFASDAISLARWFLLILSATLGLFGITMGAFILLIHLASLRSFGAHYLAPLVPFQKADLKDSVVRAPLRDMKTRPQEIQPQDSRRISEAPNGGKNEQGGKP
- a CDS encoding Spore germination protein GerKB encodes the protein MTLEKENISSKELMFAVFCFIHGTVLRSGFIISVTRNDSWAMAFTGLLFMLPIVAIYAGLLRKFPGKSLVEIDDIIFGPVLGKVISALYLFFFASLAALNTRDLGNFVAVHMMPETPIAAAMAVFLIGCVYTLRRGIENLINLSTFLFIISAGALAFNAILVLKEVQPELLKPFFRLEPQKYVQATVSVTAVPMGEVLAFTMLTPMLGKNEKAAKPLLLGLVLSSVSMAIVLMRDIVTLGPLVSIVSLPAFESIRYVSLGDILTRVESVYGVILIILFLLKVSILLYAFVLGLTQMLSGKRRPLSNPGHEGQASGTAQSLNSKNHPPLILISAALVFFYSLFVFESVMENKNWGATTAPFFSLTFEFLLPAVSLLVACLRKLGRAREVKA
- a CDS encoding conserved protein of unknown function (Evidence 4 : Unknown function but conserved in other organisms), with the translated sequence MPVERKGENVTITTESGTMTVAPLKQVKSGVSDEVFQAWLQECADRMKPNRRSSDGLEAYLMELCDLEPLPLEHPQVRFFLDGLILRHFENCLEHRPPLFSGGMTDEELENWKRETEARRDEVEKLPPERFGLKVHGFHILHTEKNEPFIDADRWEWWQKWGNEHCKGQKPGAEPEGYFCYEETTGEGSGSGFGGIALSRKSALFLGVSENDIESRTPRFFGYAGALIESGKLPSLREFEKGRG
- a CDS encoding conserved protein of unknown function (Evidence 4 : Unknown function but conserved in other organisms); the protein is MNLLLVLIAFAGIAAIDVPGMVKSKRWHDLTVYSILFLLVLVLGILVALDVKVPSPIKAIQAFYRDILHLSFKIS
- a CDS encoding Phosphoesterase produces the protein MTAVFLILLAAFSLWIYWGNTSIQTTQVRIASKKIPASFHGFRIVQISDLHNAEFGKHQSRLLGAVKETSPDLIAVTGDLIDSRHTDVEKAMDFIVGAVRIAPVYYVTGNHEARTGQYAILKKKMEDAGVSILKNEGAEIPRGKDFIRLLGLEDPAFADQRGSNAENAALVGAKLKGMQSEDGAYTVLLSHRPELFDAYAANGIDLALCGHAHGGQIRLPLIGGLFVPNQGFFPKYSEGVHEKGQTKMAVSRGLGNSIAPVRINNRPELVVITLSTE
- a CDS encoding Spore germination protein GerKC, coding for MIKKAAKTGRKLFLPFSLSFSRQCREKARRIAAVLICTLLILSLSSCWSRRELNTLAIVLGTGLDVGDQPDTLKLTAQVVKASAIGSGSAAKAGGAGEKAYVNISYTDKSVLSVLRGITHMQSRRPYFSHNEVFIFSSDLAKRDMAEGLDAFARDYESRLHADLLISKGKASDILQGEAALEKIPARQIGDMMEDQEINSETAVVTLRDFIIATLSGSKAPVAPMIEVYESGGEKHIKLEDTAVFKGGKMIGELDKSQTRGLLWVTNQAKSGVKTLDTRWGQVVLEIFDSNSKLKPVKNGDGTIRMELTVNEDGTIESNETNEDMSRLENVEMLKGLMKEAIRADIENALHQARTLSADVFGFGEAIHQEYPEEWEKMKENWEREFPKIDLNVQVNVVLRSTGSLTEPVVPGGGE
- a CDS encoding Flavodoxin — its product is MNRVVYVSRGGNTKKLADAIAKGAGAPAVSVEHFDPSESVDTLYVGASIYAGAIDGRLRRFLAGLKPSQVKCVVVFGTSAGKKTALPEIKSILEPKGIGVSNDEFHCRGSFLFANRGRPDGEDLRQAEAFAERTCREQK
- a CDS encoding DNA-binding response regulator, encoding MSTVLIVDDDPSVQKVLEKVILANGMEPAVASGGKEAINLLTDGSFDLMILDVMMKDMDGFEVAQAVRGSGSTIPIMFLSGKTEEFDTLYGLSIGGDDYVTKPFNPVVLGAKVKAMIRRNRLERPGGQKVLCAGPFRYNQDTMKFYKDGTEIPLSSKENILMKFFLQNIDRVFSKEQIYRQVWGDALIDENAVMVYISHLRNKLEENAKRPRYLKTVWGLGYKFTVGQERRRENK
- the gpx gene encoding Hydroperoxy fatty acid reductase gpx1: MSVYDYEYLSIENRPVKMSEYKGKVMLVVKTASKCGFTPQYKGLEELYQKYKDRGFTVIGFPCNQFMEQEPGSEHEISEFCSVRYGVTFPLSKKVDVRDETAVPLYRYLTAQKGFEGFGRGIKAKTMELMLRIRYKDGFSDDQIKWNFTKFLVDRDGAVVSRYEPTVEPKDIAGDIEKLL
- a CDS encoding Kinase to dihydroxyacetone kinase gives rise to the protein MLKYRYDTQLLIDGENLSDDRINEYISQNIEGDCLLAIGDEDLIKIHFHTNTPWKVLEYCASLGEIYDIVIEDMERQSHGLKG
- the ohrR gene encoding transcriptional regulator sensing organic peroxides (Evidence 2a : Function from experimental evidences in other organisms; PubMedId : 11983871, 17502599, 18363800, 20094649, 21749987, 24184231; Product type r : regulator), which translates into the protein MNDQILRLENQLCFPLYAAAKDVVNRYKPLLSKIDLTYTQYIVMMVLWEYKSVGVKELGERLYLDSGTLTPLLKRLEGKGFVRRARSGKDERTVDITVTEAGEKLKEKAVKIPVEMAKCMPLSPEEAKTLYTLLYKLLDK
- a CDS encoding protein of unknown function (Evidence 5 : Unknown function), whose translation is MMRKALTTGGTAEVTAEIGRRHDAEVDFSHRQPDTGLQKAGGYRAQVQI